One Hyphomicrobium sp. CS1GBMeth3 DNA window includes the following coding sequences:
- the phaP gene encoding TIGR01841 family phasin (Members of this family are phasins (small proteins associated with inclusions such as PHA granules). Note that several different families of phasins have been named PhaP despite very little sequence similarity to each other.), translated as MNDFTRQTQEFLSAAKDARIPEQVQAIAEDSVTKARETYDKFSTVAKDGAKVFEEVAVAAFAGAKSISDKVLKNTENNTEAAFEAAQSFARAKTLPELLRLQTGFVQQQFATAGAQSKELFELSTKVAQQTFESLNTAATKTFDQIKKAS; from the coding sequence GTGAACGACTTCACCCGTCAGACCCAAGAGTTCCTCTCTGCCGCCAAGGACGCCCGCATTCCGGAGCAGGTTCAAGCCATCGCCGAGGACAGCGTCACCAAGGCGCGCGAGACCTATGACAAGTTCTCGACCGTCGCCAAGGACGGCGCCAAGGTTTTCGAGGAAGTTGCCGTTGCAGCCTTCGCAGGCGCCAAGTCGATCAGCGACAAGGTTCTGAAGAACACCGAGAACAACACCGAGGCTGCCTTCGAGGCCGCCCAGTCTTTCGCCCGTGCCAAGACGCTGCCCGAGTTGCTCCGTCTCCAGACCGGCTTCGTGCAGCAGCAGTTCGCCACCGCCGGCGCCCAGTCCAAGGAGCTATTCGAGCTGTCGACGAAAGTCGCACAGCAGACCTTCGAGAGCCTGAACACTGCCGCCACCAAGACCTTCGATCAGATCAAGAAGGCAAGCTAG
- a CDS encoding GNAT family N-acetyltransferase produces MLGSRSDIKIRKGKLADAAAVAETFRQSWVQAYRGILPHSHLENMIRRRGPDWWASVIRSGDSLIVLEKGGTIIGYATLGFSRTRGPYQGEIYELYITPVFQGIGLGEHLFEACRYGLDQRRLKGLIVWALAENTIATDFYWRRGGRPVKQGFETIGGQKLEKIAFGWSS; encoded by the coding sequence ATGTTAGGGTCGCGTTCCGATATCAAGATCCGCAAAGGCAAGCTCGCCGACGCCGCAGCTGTCGCCGAGACATTTCGCCAATCTTGGGTGCAGGCGTATCGCGGCATTCTTCCCCACAGCCACCTCGAGAACATGATCCGCCGTCGCGGCCCCGATTGGTGGGCAAGCGTCATTCGCAGCGGCGACAGTCTGATCGTGCTCGAGAAGGGCGGCACCATTATCGGCTATGCGACGCTTGGCTTCTCGCGCACGCGCGGCCCGTATCAGGGCGAGATCTACGAGCTGTACATCACGCCCGTGTTCCAGGGGATCGGTCTTGGTGAGCACCTGTTTGAAGCCTGCCGCTATGGCCTCGATCAGCGTCGCCTGAAAGGCCTGATCGTTTGGGCGCTCGCCGAAAACACCATTGCGACGGATTTTTATTGGCGTCGCGGCGGCCGTCCCGTGAAGCAAGGCTTCGAGACCATCGGCGGCCAAAAGCTCGAAAAGATCGCCTTCGGCTGGTCGTCGTAA